In Horticoccus luteus, the following proteins share a genomic window:
- a CDS encoding M42 family metallopeptidase — MPNYEAPAFLTELLHARSPSGYESEAQAVFDRHVQPAANAYRKDALGNRIATLHPDGDPVLMLAGHMDELGLIVTYVNKDGYLYFDTIGGHDRTVISGRRVIIQTAAGAVKGVTGKRAIHLMNEADRKKVPEIHEIWIDIGARSKDEALARVAIGDVATYDHEFELFNGSIGTARAFDNKVGAYIVGETLIRLSREKRKLAAQVVAVATSQEEIGVRGATTAAYAVNPHLAIAIDVAHATDHPDCDNRKYGETKLGGGPILCRGANINPRVYERLLAAAKKLKIPHQFEADPRPTGTDARAIQMTRGGVATGLVSVPLRYMHTPSEVVDLADVELCVRLLVEFALNLKKGDYGHW; from the coding sequence ATGCCGAATTACGAAGCCCCCGCGTTCCTGACCGAACTACTGCACGCTCGCTCGCCCTCCGGCTACGAGTCCGAAGCACAAGCTGTCTTTGACCGACACGTTCAACCGGCGGCAAACGCCTACCGAAAAGATGCCCTTGGCAACCGCATCGCCACCCTGCACCCCGACGGCGATCCGGTCCTCATGCTCGCCGGGCACATGGATGAACTAGGCTTGATCGTCACCTACGTTAACAAAGACGGTTACCTCTACTTCGATACGATCGGAGGACACGACCGCACCGTGATTTCGGGCCGCCGCGTCATCATCCAGACCGCCGCTGGCGCCGTGAAAGGCGTCACCGGCAAACGCGCCATTCACCTCATGAACGAGGCCGACCGAAAGAAGGTGCCGGAGATTCATGAGATCTGGATCGATATCGGTGCACGCTCGAAAGACGAGGCCCTTGCGCGAGTCGCGATCGGTGACGTCGCGACCTACGATCACGAATTCGAGCTTTTCAATGGTAGCATTGGCACGGCCCGCGCCTTCGACAACAAAGTCGGCGCCTACATCGTCGGCGAAACACTGATTCGCCTCTCGCGCGAAAAACGAAAACTCGCTGCCCAAGTCGTCGCGGTCGCCACCTCTCAAGAAGAGATTGGCGTGCGCGGTGCCACCACCGCGGCCTACGCCGTCAATCCCCATTTAGCCATCGCCATCGACGTGGCCCACGCCACCGACCACCCCGACTGCGACAACCGCAAATATGGCGAAACGAAACTGGGCGGCGGTCCCATCCTCTGCCGGGGCGCCAACATCAATCCGCGCGTTTACGAGCGTTTGCTGGCGGCCGCCAAAAAACTGAAAATCCCTCATCAATTCGAGGCCGATCCGCGACCGACCGGCACCGACGCCCGGGCGATCCAAATGACGCGTGGCGGGGTTGCGACGGGCTTGGTGAGCGTGCCGCTACGCTATATGCATACGCCGAGCGAAGTGGTCGACCTCGCCGACGTGGAGCTCTGCGTCCGCCTGCTGGTCGAGTTCGCGCTGAATCTCAAAAAGGGCGACTATGGCCACTGGTAA
- the hisA gene encoding 1-(5-phosphoribosyl)-5-[(5-phosphoribosylamino)methylideneamino]imidazole-4-carboxamide isomerase, with protein sequence MTIYPAIDLKDGKCVRLLQGRADQQTVYSDNPAAMAARFRAAGATWIHMVDLDGAFGGTPRNLAAVKAVTDLGIHVQLGGGLRTREDVERVLGLGVQRAVIGTRAAESEAFIGELVQSFGDRIAVGIDAKDGQVAVKGWVTTTATTALALAQRMDALGVGTLIHTDISTDGMLTGPNLAAQRMLLETVKCRIIASGGVSRREDVVNLAKLTHGQARLDGVIVGKALYENAVTLEELIAVA encoded by the coding sequence ATGACGATTTACCCAGCCATCGATCTCAAGGACGGAAAGTGCGTGCGCCTGCTGCAAGGCCGGGCCGACCAACAAACTGTTTACAGTGATAATCCCGCTGCAATGGCGGCCCGGTTCCGGGCGGCGGGCGCGACGTGGATTCACATGGTTGATCTCGATGGCGCCTTCGGCGGAACGCCGCGGAATCTTGCGGCGGTGAAAGCGGTGACAGACCTCGGGATCCACGTGCAACTGGGAGGCGGATTGCGAACGCGCGAAGACGTGGAGCGAGTTCTGGGGTTGGGAGTGCAACGCGCCGTCATCGGCACGCGGGCAGCCGAAAGCGAAGCATTCATCGGCGAGCTCGTGCAGTCGTTTGGAGATCGGATCGCGGTGGGAATCGATGCGAAAGATGGACAGGTAGCCGTCAAGGGGTGGGTGACGACCACAGCGACTACGGCGCTCGCCTTGGCGCAGCGCATGGATGCGCTCGGGGTCGGCACGTTAATCCATACAGATATCAGCACCGACGGGATGTTGACCGGGCCCAACCTGGCCGCACAACGCATGTTACTTGAGACGGTGAAGTGCCGTATTATCGCGAGCGGTGGCGTGAGCCGGCGGGAGGATGTGGTAAATCTGGCGAAGCTGACGCACGGTCAGGCGCGCTTGGACGGCGTGATTGTCGGGAAGGCGCTCTACGAAAACGCGGTGACGCTCGAAGAGTTAATCGCCGTCGCGTAG
- a CDS encoding dihydrolipoyl dehydrogenase family protein, protein MFDYDFAVIGGGSAGYNAARVACALGKKVAVIDGAKQLGGLCILRGCMPSKTLLYMAEVLHLAQKGKTFGLKIPSARPDMKAIHARKKKIIREFADYRADALKSAPFDLIRAFARFEDAHTLALSTGHRLRAKKFLIATGSQVSVPPIAGLAETKFWTSDDVLELDFVPRSVVVLGGGIVACELAQFLRRIGSQVTLIQRSAHVLRDHSPDAAAVVQQALVDDGIELFTNTKLEGITHDRHGVCVTFVHRKKRLRRRAAHLFNALGRQPNTAALNLAGIGVSTRPNEQIVTNRWQQSSLPHIYAAGDCAGPVEIVHIAIQQGELAARHAAGVEAVRPVNFDHLLSVVFTDPQLASIGLLEHDLTARDLPFVVASYPFNDHGKSILMDANYGFVKVVAEPNRGRILGAEIVGKDAGELIHAFSGPLAMRATVFDLLKAPWYHPTLAEIITYPLEEIAEKIPRPRTRHAKRK, encoded by the coding sequence ATGTTTGACTACGATTTCGCCGTCATCGGCGGGGGGAGTGCCGGCTACAACGCCGCCCGCGTCGCCTGCGCGTTGGGCAAGAAAGTAGCCGTGATCGACGGGGCCAAACAACTCGGCGGCCTTTGTATTTTGCGGGGCTGCATGCCCTCCAAGACGCTCCTCTACATGGCCGAGGTCCTTCACCTCGCCCAAAAAGGAAAAACGTTCGGGCTAAAAATTCCGTCCGCCCGCCCGGACATGAAAGCGATTCACGCCCGCAAAAAAAAGATCATTAGGGAATTTGCCGACTACCGGGCTGATGCGCTCAAGTCCGCCCCCTTTGACCTGATACGCGCATTCGCGCGTTTCGAGGACGCCCACACACTTGCGCTGTCGACCGGCCACCGTCTCCGGGCGAAAAAATTCCTGATTGCCACCGGGTCCCAAGTCAGCGTGCCGCCCATCGCAGGCCTCGCCGAAACGAAATTCTGGACGAGCGACGACGTGCTCGAATTGGACTTCGTGCCCCGCAGCGTGGTCGTGCTCGGCGGCGGCATCGTGGCGTGCGAGCTGGCTCAGTTTCTCCGCCGCATCGGTTCGCAGGTGACACTCATTCAGCGTAGTGCGCATGTGCTGCGCGATCATTCGCCCGACGCCGCCGCTGTAGTTCAGCAAGCCTTGGTCGACGACGGCATAGAACTCTTCACCAATACCAAACTGGAAGGCATTACGCATGACCGCCACGGCGTCTGCGTGACGTTCGTCCACCGCAAGAAGCGTCTTCGCCGTCGGGCTGCTCACCTCTTCAATGCCTTGGGCCGTCAACCCAACACCGCCGCCTTGAACTTGGCCGGAATTGGGGTGAGCACCCGTCCAAACGAGCAAATCGTCACCAACCGCTGGCAACAATCCAGTCTACCCCACATCTACGCCGCGGGCGATTGCGCCGGGCCGGTGGAAATCGTGCATATCGCCATCCAGCAAGGCGAACTAGCCGCCCGTCACGCCGCGGGTGTCGAAGCGGTGCGGCCCGTCAATTTCGATCATCTCCTGAGCGTGGTTTTTACCGATCCTCAACTCGCCTCCATCGGCCTCCTGGAACACGACCTCACCGCGCGCGACCTGCCCTTTGTGGTCGCCAGTTACCCATTCAACGACCACGGGAAATCCATTCTGATGGACGCCAATTACGGCTTCGTAAAAGTCGTGGCCGAGCCCAACCGCGGACGCATCCTCGGTGCTGAGATCGTGGGCAAAGATGCCGGGGAGTTGATCCATGCGTTTTCCGGTCCGCTTGCGATGCGCGCCACGGTCTTCGATCTGCTTAAAGCGCCCTGGTATCACCCGACCCTGGCGGAAATCATCACTTATCCGCTCGAGGAAATCGCGGAAAAGATCCCTCGTCCCCGCACGCGTCACGCAAAGCGGAAGTAG
- a CDS encoding exopolysaccharide biosynthesis polyprenyl glycosylphosphotransferase: MKRSRRIGLLFVALDIVATIATFNTVMRLRATPAFNTFFFWPLLVPILALLIVVYLIDGYDTRTDMMALDYTSQHVIALLSAMFVVLLITFGLIGAGYALQSSRAVILLAYVALIPLTLTYRRVWTGRQARLKQQRHLVFIGDEASFATFRAECERQQTHFKAVFAAPGAAPEEGPAISVAEVLRKIDRAEFEVEGIVLREGGRMLEPAVAERLVRLHFQGIPTYTLELFHETYWRKIPLYRLNPTWLFQEGFRVAREPVFERVKRMSDLLLAGFGIVISSPILALAALGIWLEDRGPVFYGQTRIGRHQRPFRLFKLRTMRAGSATGEDRYTRPGDSRITRMGRFLRATRIDEFPQLWSVLKGDMSLIGPRAEWDRLVSDYERQIPFYHFRHMVRPGITGWAQVNYPYGANLTDTLRKLEYDLYYIRHYSFTLDASIVLKTIHTMISAKGSR, from the coding sequence ATGAAACGTAGCCGTCGAATTGGCCTGTTGTTTGTCGCGCTCGATATCGTCGCCACCATCGCGACTTTTAACACCGTGATGCGGCTGCGCGCCACTCCGGCGTTCAACACGTTCTTCTTTTGGCCGCTATTGGTGCCAATTTTGGCGTTGCTGATCGTCGTCTACTTGATCGACGGCTACGACACCCGCACCGACATGATGGCGCTCGATTATACGAGCCAGCATGTGATTGCACTCCTCAGCGCCATGTTTGTCGTCCTGCTGATAACGTTCGGCCTCATCGGTGCTGGCTATGCCCTCCAATCGAGCCGTGCGGTGATCCTCCTCGCCTACGTTGCTCTCATTCCTCTCACGCTGACCTACCGTCGCGTTTGGACGGGACGCCAAGCCCGGCTCAAACAACAGCGGCACCTGGTTTTCATTGGCGATGAAGCCAGTTTCGCCACCTTCCGTGCAGAATGCGAACGTCAGCAAACGCATTTCAAAGCTGTCTTCGCCGCTCCCGGAGCGGCGCCGGAAGAAGGACCGGCCATTTCGGTGGCCGAAGTGTTGCGCAAAATCGATCGGGCCGAATTCGAAGTCGAGGGCATCGTCCTGCGGGAAGGAGGACGAATGCTCGAGCCCGCTGTCGCAGAGCGACTCGTACGTCTGCACTTCCAAGGGATTCCCACCTATACGCTGGAGCTGTTCCACGAAACCTACTGGCGAAAAATCCCTCTCTACCGACTAAACCCCACGTGGCTGTTTCAGGAAGGCTTCCGCGTCGCCCGTGAGCCGGTCTTTGAGCGCGTGAAACGCATGTCCGATCTGTTACTAGCCGGCTTTGGCATTGTGATTTCCTCCCCCATCCTCGCACTCGCCGCGCTAGGCATCTGGCTCGAAGATCGCGGTCCAGTCTTCTACGGCCAAACCCGCATCGGACGCCATCAACGGCCGTTTCGATTGTTCAAGCTCCGCACCATGCGGGCCGGATCCGCCACCGGCGAGGATCGCTACACCCGCCCCGGCGACTCACGAATCACGCGTATGGGGCGATTCCTCCGCGCGACGCGCATCGATGAGTTTCCCCAGCTCTGGAGCGTCCTCAAGGGCGACATGAGTTTGATCGGCCCGCGGGCCGAATGGGATCGGCTCGTGTCGGACTACGAACGGCAAATTCCTTTTTACCATTTTCGCCACATGGTGCGTCCCGGAATCACGGGCTGGGCTCAGGTGAATTACCCCTACGGAGCCAACCTAACGGACACGCTGCGCAAGCTGGAATACGACCTCTATTACATCCGCCACTACTCCTTCACTCTCGATGCCTCGATCGTGTTGAAGACAATTCACACGATGATTTCAGCCAAAGGAAGCCGATGA
- a CDS encoding glycosyltransferase family 2 protein, giving the protein MISILILTFNEARNLPGALASVRASDDIVVLDSGSTDATLAIAQAAGARVFSRPFDDFSGQRNYAHATVSFKHDWVFHLDADERISPELMAECDRMAANAPPTVDGFYAAPRMLFRGRWLPRCTDFPAWQARFVHATRFSFVQVGHGQRESPGMRMQYLQGGYFHEMLLPGSEDDWLEKHRRYARIEARSASHQPPPTRELISRDRLVRRRALKAVSYRLPFRPAFRMFYQFVLRRGFLDGRYSWRYCRLLGRYEHFIDEERRRLSRVAGGAL; this is encoded by the coding sequence ATGATTTCCATCTTAATCCTGACCTTCAACGAAGCCCGTAATCTTCCCGGTGCTCTCGCGTCGGTCCGCGCCAGCGATGATATAGTCGTCCTGGATTCAGGCTCGACCGACGCCACTCTCGCGATTGCGCAGGCGGCGGGCGCGCGGGTCTTTTCCCGTCCCTTCGACGATTTTTCCGGCCAGCGGAATTACGCGCATGCGACGGTCTCGTTTAAACACGATTGGGTGTTTCACTTGGATGCGGACGAACGGATCTCGCCGGAGCTCATGGCGGAATGCGACCGGATGGCCGCAAACGCCCCGCCGACCGTCGACGGGTTTTACGCGGCGCCGCGGATGCTGTTTCGGGGACGATGGCTGCCGCGCTGCACCGACTTTCCCGCGTGGCAAGCGCGCTTCGTGCATGCGACGCGTTTTTCCTTCGTGCAGGTTGGCCATGGGCAGCGCGAGTCGCCCGGGATGCGCATGCAATATCTCCAAGGCGGCTATTTCCATGAGATGCTCTTACCGGGTTCGGAAGACGATTGGCTGGAGAAACACCGCCGCTACGCGCGCATCGAAGCGCGGTCCGCATCGCATCAGCCACCGCCGACGAGGGAACTCATCTCACGGGACCGGCTCGTGCGCCGGCGAGCGTTGAAGGCAGTCAGCTATCGCCTGCCGTTTCGGCCGGCCTTTCGCATGTTTTATCAATTCGTGCTCCGTCGTGGCTTCCTCGACGGTCGGTATAGTTGGCGCTACTGCCGCCTTTTGGGCCGCTACGAACATTTCATCGATGAGGAACGACGCCGCCTTTCCCGTGTGGCCGGAGGAGCATTATGA
- a CDS encoding O-antigen ligase family protein, which produces MSTIDVSTKPRRRSAWPDHLELAAIIHASVAVVFASWAFGGAIPWAHDTIGWWGLAGLALPIVALIRHDTRNQVPRSVLRWSVCFFLLAAFVAASCFNPSFEPRMFGTTLVFLERTNSASWPSNARPDLAWHELLMYAGCFFTGFNLALLVRRRRMVRLFLLVVALNALVLSIMGTAQYLLHRDLYFGLVKGPNEFWFATFVYHNHWGAFIILSLSAACALITHHLRRVDRARDFWHTPAFAGIVLLFFIAATLPLCGSRSSTALAFVLLTAVFGAWLWRFVKRKRAQGRRVGSTLAAVLVCLLVASAAIYHLGADTIQTRLTTTVHQWQEMRAEGGIGNRAALYRDTLRMAHERRWFGWGLESYGSVFSNYDSQESYRGLPPTHYEDAHSDWLQSLAEIGIIGTALLILTGALPLLSVLRHRVFPALTVPLWVGCFLLLLYACVEFPFANPAVTLVFWCMFFSATRYCLLSAREDPR; this is translated from the coding sequence GTGAGCACGATCGACGTCTCCACCAAGCCGCGGCGGCGATCCGCATGGCCGGACCATCTGGAATTGGCCGCCATCATTCATGCCTCGGTCGCGGTTGTCTTTGCGAGCTGGGCCTTTGGCGGCGCGATTCCGTGGGCCCATGATACAATCGGCTGGTGGGGACTGGCGGGCCTCGCCCTGCCAATCGTTGCGCTGATTCGTCATGATACCCGGAATCAAGTGCCCCGTTCTGTGCTCCGCTGGAGCGTGTGCTTTTTTCTCCTCGCCGCTTTTGTCGCGGCAAGCTGCTTCAATCCCAGCTTTGAACCGCGCATGTTCGGGACGACCTTGGTCTTCTTAGAACGAACTAACTCGGCGTCCTGGCCCAGCAATGCCCGGCCCGACCTGGCCTGGCATGAACTGCTCATGTATGCCGGCTGTTTCTTCACCGGGTTTAATCTCGCTCTTTTGGTCCGGCGCCGACGCATGGTAAGGCTCTTTTTGCTCGTGGTTGCCCTTAATGCCCTGGTGCTTTCAATCATGGGCACTGCCCAATACCTGCTGCATCGGGACCTGTACTTCGGACTCGTGAAAGGTCCGAATGAGTTTTGGTTCGCCACCTTTGTCTATCATAACCACTGGGGCGCATTTATCATTCTTTCTCTCAGCGCCGCCTGCGCTTTGATCACCCACCATCTCCGCCGCGTCGATCGCGCCAGGGACTTCTGGCATACGCCCGCCTTCGCGGGGATTGTTTTGCTCTTTTTTATTGCCGCGACGCTCCCGCTGTGTGGTTCCCGCTCGTCCACGGCGCTCGCGTTCGTGCTGCTCACGGCAGTGTTTGGCGCTTGGCTCTGGCGGTTCGTCAAACGCAAACGCGCGCAAGGCCGGCGCGTAGGGTCAACGCTCGCCGCCGTACTCGTGTGCCTGCTTGTCGCCAGCGCCGCCATTTACCATCTGGGCGCGGACACGATTCAAACTCGACTCACCACCACCGTTCATCAGTGGCAGGAAATGCGCGCCGAGGGCGGCATCGGGAATCGGGCGGCACTCTACCGCGACACGCTCCGAATGGCACACGAGCGCCGCTGGTTTGGGTGGGGACTCGAATCTTATGGCTCGGTCTTCAGCAACTACGACTCACAAGAGTCGTATCGTGGCCTCCCCCCCACGCACTACGAGGACGCCCATTCCGACTGGCTGCAATCGCTCGCCGAAATCGGGATTATCGGCACGGCGCTGCTGATTCTCACCGGGGCGCTGCCGCTGCTAAGTGTGCTTAGGCACCGAGTCTTTCCCGCATTGACGGTGCCGCTGTGGGTGGGCTGCTTTTTGCTCCTCCTTTACGCGTGCGTCGAATTTCCTTTCGCCAACCCAGCGGTGACCCTCGTGTTCTGGTGCATGTTTTTTTCCGCGACACGCTACTGCCTGCTAAGCGCGCGGGAGGACCCGCGGTGA
- a CDS encoding glycosyltransferase, whose product MRVCQLVPSLEAQYGGPSKSVYALSDALATLGHDVELLATAPANPDTRNTGTLRIATFQRSRPLALCPSRTLRQYLDNASPAVVHHHSIWLRTLHYAAQKSRRDRIPLVISPRGMLSSWSLRHHSRRKKFARRFVHPAAFEHAAGWHATSKEEAADIRRQGFLQPICIAPNGVDEPGALDRAAATTYWQPVIQPLSPGRIAVFYSRLHPKKRVAELIELWAKLAPRDWVLLVVGIPETYSVAQLSTYASRVGAQDRIKILDGSAVPPPYAVASLFLLPSHSENFGLVIAEAMVHGVPVLVTDSTPWSAINDTGAGRCVAWETYGSELQMLLAESPERLRERGQIARKWVRQHFAWRQSAIMLGDFYRSLI is encoded by the coding sequence ATGCGCGTCTGCCAACTCGTCCCAAGTCTCGAGGCGCAATACGGCGGACCGAGTAAATCGGTCTATGCGTTATCCGATGCTCTGGCCACCCTCGGACATGACGTCGAACTGCTCGCCACCGCCCCTGCGAACCCGGACACGCGCAACACCGGCACCCTCCGTATTGCCACCTTTCAACGCTCACGGCCACTCGCGCTTTGCCCCTCGCGCACCCTGCGCCAATATTTAGACAACGCCTCGCCGGCGGTCGTCCACCATCATTCGATCTGGCTGCGCACGCTGCATTACGCCGCGCAAAAATCGCGTCGCGATCGGATACCATTGGTAATCTCTCCGCGAGGAATGCTGAGCTCATGGTCGTTGCGCCACCATTCCCGCAGAAAGAAGTTTGCCCGGCGGTTTGTTCACCCCGCCGCCTTCGAACACGCCGCCGGCTGGCATGCCACCAGCAAGGAGGAAGCCGCAGACATCCGCCGGCAGGGATTCCTCCAGCCCATTTGCATCGCACCCAACGGCGTCGATGAACCCGGCGCGCTGGACAGGGCGGCTGCGACTACGTATTGGCAGCCGGTTATCCAACCGCTATCGCCGGGACGGATTGCGGTCTTTTATTCGCGACTGCATCCGAAAAAACGCGTCGCGGAACTCATTGAACTCTGGGCGAAACTCGCTCCGCGCGATTGGGTGCTGCTGGTGGTCGGCATCCCTGAAACATACTCCGTCGCGCAACTCAGCACCTACGCCTCCCGCGTCGGCGCGCAGGATCGAATAAAGATTTTGGATGGGTCCGCGGTCCCGCCGCCCTACGCCGTCGCTTCTCTATTCCTCCTTCCCTCGCATTCGGAAAATTTTGGCCTCGTGATCGCCGAGGCCATGGTCCACGGCGTGCCGGTACTTGTGACCGACTCGACACCTTGGAGTGCGATCAACGACACCGGCGCCGGCCGCTGCGTGGCGTGGGAAACCTATGGTTCGGAACTCCAAATGCTGCTCGCGGAAAGTCCGGAACGCCTCCGTGAGCGGGGCCAGATCGCCCGTAAATGGGTGCGGCAACACTTCGCCTGGCGCCAAAGTGCGATTATGCTCGGAGATTTCTATCGCAGTTTAATATAG
- a CDS encoding putative colanic acid biosynthesis acetyltransferase encodes MDSEPPYLGQNCVTPYPRGEVLLRSAWAFVQVTIFRWSPRPWHGFRARLLRLFGADIAEPAHVVIFPTARITFPWRLSLAPRSMIGRHVTLYNLAPIRLERGANVSQNCHLCAGTHDFNDWSMPLVTAPIVVGANAWIGADVFVGPGVTIGELAVVGARSVVVRDLPPRKICVGHPCRPIKDRQPPQ; translated from the coding sequence ATGGACTCTGAGCCGCCTTATCTCGGTCAAAATTGCGTCACGCCCTACCCTCGCGGGGAGGTGCTGCTCCGATCGGCATGGGCGTTCGTTCAAGTCACCATTTTCCGCTGGAGCCCGCGTCCGTGGCATGGTTTTCGTGCGCGTCTACTGCGCCTGTTCGGCGCCGACATCGCGGAGCCGGCCCACGTGGTGATTTTCCCGACCGCCCGCATCACGTTTCCCTGGCGGCTTTCACTCGCGCCTCGATCGATGATCGGTCGTCACGTCACTCTCTACAATCTGGCGCCTATCCGCCTCGAACGCGGCGCCAACGTCAGTCAAAACTGCCATTTGTGCGCTGGCACCCACGACTTCAATGATTGGTCCATGCCGCTGGTCACGGCGCCGATTGTGGTTGGCGCCAACGCGTGGATCGGAGCGGATGTCTTTGTCGGACCCGGCGTGACCATTGGCGAACTGGCCGTCGTCGGCGCGCGATCGGTCGTCGTCCGCGATTTGCCCCCGCGGAAGATTTGCGTCGGGCATCCCTGCCGCCCCATCAAGGATCGGCAACCTCCGCAGTAA
- a CDS encoding glycosyltransferase family 4 protein: protein MKITIVMGFFLPVPALAGGATEKIWHRLAQLFAAQGHAVTLVSRRWPGLPNQETIGGLVHLRLPGAGHSRFLPVNLFLDFIWGLRVTRALPSADVVICNTVSLPAFLRRLKPRGGPVAVVLGRMPKGQCRLYGNVDRVLATSAAVARRAAHENPRLAARTSVFPNPIDWTALAAAPRHRDAAAAVVIGFVGRVHPEKGLPLLLAAAAQLTKDIALPPWQIKIVGPESIAEGGGGEAYGVQLRADLPPAVAAVVTFTGPEYDTARLAAHYSAMDVFCYPSIAERGETFGISIAESMAAGCAPVVSALDCFRDLIAPEQTGLVFDHAAPDAAVQLATQLGRLISNPSLRRAIAARAKEHARRYDFPECARVVLASLQRCIDAA, encoded by the coding sequence GTGAAAATCACCATCGTCATGGGCTTCTTTCTCCCGGTTCCCGCGCTCGCCGGCGGTGCCACCGAAAAAATCTGGCACCGGCTGGCGCAACTCTTCGCCGCCCAAGGCCACGCGGTCACGCTCGTTTCCCGCCGTTGGCCGGGCCTGCCAAATCAGGAAACCATCGGCGGCTTGGTCCATCTGCGACTGCCGGGCGCCGGACATTCCCGGTTCCTGCCAGTCAATTTATTTTTGGACTTCATCTGGGGTCTGCGGGTCACCCGCGCGCTGCCGTCGGCCGATGTGGTGATTTGCAACACGGTCTCGCTTCCCGCTTTTCTGCGCCGGTTGAAACCCCGCGGCGGCCCCGTCGCGGTGGTGCTCGGCCGCATGCCCAAAGGCCAATGCCGTCTCTACGGCAACGTCGATCGTGTATTGGCAACCAGTGCCGCAGTCGCACGACGAGCGGCGCACGAGAATCCCCGGCTCGCCGCCCGCACCAGCGTATTTCCCAATCCGATCGACTGGACGGCCCTCGCCGCCGCACCTCGCCACCGCGACGCAGCCGCAGCGGTTGTAATCGGTTTTGTGGGACGCGTTCACCCCGAAAAAGGCCTGCCGCTTCTACTCGCGGCCGCTGCGCAACTGACGAAGGACATTGCTTTACCCCCCTGGCAAATAAAGATCGTCGGACCCGAATCCATCGCTGAAGGCGGAGGCGGCGAAGCTTACGGAGTGCAATTGCGTGCGGATCTGCCGCCGGCGGTTGCCGCCGTCGTCACCTTCACCGGTCCCGAATACGACACCGCCCGGCTCGCCGCGCATTATTCGGCGATGGATGTCTTTTGCTATCCCAGCATCGCCGAGCGGGGAGAGACTTTCGGGATTTCGATCGCCGAATCGATGGCGGCGGGCTGCGCGCCGGTCGTCTCCGCGCTCGATTGTTTCCGCGACCTCATCGCGCCCGAGCAAACCGGTCTGGTTTTCGACCATGCCGCCCCCGACGCTGCGGTTCAACTGGCGACGCAACTCGGCCGGCTGATTTCAAATCCCTCTCTTCGCCGGGCGATCGCCGCGCGCGCCAAAGAACATGCGCGCCGTTACGACTTTCCGGAATGTGCACGCGTCGTTCTCGCATCGCTGCAACGGTGCATTGACGCAGCCTGA